One Helianthus annuus cultivar XRQ/B chromosome 7, HanXRQr2.0-SUNRISE, whole genome shotgun sequence genomic region harbors:
- the LOC110867191 gene encoding receptor-like protein EIX2 — protein MNCSNLQILELGSNNLVGNILSIPPTVHWLNLRDNNFGGKLPSPTNSSSLISLDLSNNYFVGSLHNLVCSDGVKKTKYLSLGYNQLSGIIPECWEKWSSLVLLWLSGNYLSGEIPRTLGSIPLLQFLAISRNKISGGLPSSLLNLSYLKVLDLGRNNLAGIIPPWIGIKLTMLKILNLRSNNFYGNAPDQLCYLSQVQVLDLADNNLSGNIPRCFNNFSVLSGKETNLEVQLLFYLDDHSFLVGDELVMKGKEATYRSFLGLVMLLDLSSNKFSGQIPSELTTLHKLKSLNLSRNQLTGEIPNKIGDMKSLESLDLSVNNLSGELPMSLSGLNFLSSFNVSYNNLTGRIPTGTQIQSFNESGFIGNKLCGAPLTNDCVHGDKLDTTSDQKEDGGSHKVDWGLIISIALGFIIGFWGIVVSLMLNRSWRITYFRLLLKLIKV, from the coding sequence ATGAATTGCTCCAACCTCCAGATCCTTGAGTTGGGTAGCAATAATCTGGTCGGCAATATATTGTCCATCCCTCCTACAGTTCATTGGCTCAACTTACGTGATAATAATTTTGGGGGGAAATTACCTTCTCCCACAAACAGTTCGTCTTTAATATCTCTTGACCTATCAAATAACTATTTTGTGGGATCATTACATAATTTGGTTTGTTCCGATGGTGTGAAGAAGACCAAATATTTGAGTTTGGGATATAATCAGTTATCGGGTATTATTCCAGAGTGTTGGGAGAAGTGGTCGAGCTTGGTACTCTTATGGTTAAGTGGTAATTATTTGTCAGGTGAGATTCCAAGAACATTGGGGTCTATACCTTTGTTGCAATTTTTAGCCATAAGTCGGAACAAGATTTCAGGAGGATTACCTTCTTCCCTATTGAATTTGTCATACTTAAAGGTCCTTGACCTTGGAAGAAATAATCTTGCGGGAATCATTCCACCATGGATTGGAATAAAACTCACTATGTTGAAAATTCTCAATCTTAGATCCAACAATTTTTACGGAAATGCTCCTGACCAGCTATGTTATCTTTCACAAGTTCAAGTCTTGGATCTTGCTGATAATAACCTCTCAGGAAATATTCCTAGATGCTTCAACAACTTTAGTGTGCTTTCGGGCAAAGAAACTAATTTAGAGGTTCAATTATTATTCTATCTTGACGATCACTCCTttcttgttggtgatgaattgGTGATGAAGGGAAAAGAAGCCACTTATAGATCTTTTCTAGGGCTAGTCATGCTTTTGGACCTTTCGAGCAACAAGTTTTCAGGGCAGATCCCTAGTGAGCTTACGACCCTCCACAAGTTAAAATCATTGAATTTATCAAGAAATCAATTGACAGGAGAGATCCCGAATAAGATAGGAGACATGAAATCACTTGAATCTTTGGATTTATCGGTAAACAATCTTTCTGGGGAACTTCCTATGAGTTTGTCAGGGTTGAATTTCTTGAGTAGCTTTAACGTGTCCTACAACAATTTGACAGGAAGAATTCCAACAGGTACACAAATTCAAAGCTTTAATGAGTCCGGTTTCATTGGAAACAAACTTTGTGGAGCTCCACTAACTAATGATTGTGTACACGGTGACAAACTTGACACAACTAGCGACCAAAAAGAAGACGGTGGATCACACAAAGTAGATTGGGGGTTGATCATTAGCATAGCTCTTGGATTTATTATTGGGTTTTGGGGCATTGTGGTTTCATTAATGCTCAACAGATCATGGAGAATCACATATTTCCGTCTCTTGTTGAAATTGATCAAGGTATAA